The Lacticaseibacillus rhamnosus DNA window GTCTTCTTTAAACGTACCATGAACCAGTGCCAAATATTCCCGAATCGACGTTTTAGCCTTAAGCTGGGCGGATAGACTTAGCTGGGCGGCTTCTGTTTTTGCAACCATTAGCAAGCCGCTCGTATCTTTATCAATACGATGAACGATTCCCGGCCGAATGACGCCATTAATACCAGGCAACTTGGTGTGATACAGCAACCCATTCACCAGCGTGCCGTCCGGATGACCCGGTGCCGGATGAACAACCATGCCTTGAGGTTTGTTAACCACAATGACTTGGTCGTCTTCGTAAACAATCTCGAGAGGAATCGGTTCAGCAACGGCCTTTAGTGGTTTAACTTCCGGAATGGTCACCGTTACGACATCACCGGCCGTCACCTTAAAATTAGCTTTCACGGGATTGCCATTAACGGTGACCAAGCCGTCTTGGAGCCATTTTTGCACCTGGCTGCGGGTGTGGGTCGTCTCGTGGGCCGTGATGATCTTATCAATTCGGCCGCTTTCGGTGGTAATGGTGAAGGTATCGCTCATGCTACCGCCGCCTTGTCACGATCAAACAGAATGTAGATCAAGACGAAAACAACCCCAAGCGTGATGCAGACATCTGCAAAATTAAAAATCGCATTAAAACGCCACTGATCAAGAAATTCGAGATGGAA harbors:
- a CDS encoding RluA family pseudouridine synthase — encoded protein: MSDTFTITTESGRIDKIITAHETTHTRSQVQKWLQDGLVTVNGNPVKANFKVTAGDVVTVTIPEVKPLKAVAEPIPLEIVYEDDQVIVVNKPQGMVVHPAPGHPDGTLVNGLLYHTKLPGINGVIRPGIVHRIDKDTSGLLMVAKTEAAQLSLSAQLKAKTSIREYLALVHGTFKEDEGTIDAPLGRDPRDRKRQAVVADGRHAVTHFQVLERFTNYTLVKCILDTGRTHQIRVHMAYIHHPVAGDPLYGPKRTLPGHGQFLHAAKLGFVHPVTGKLLTFTAPVPPIFEKTLTDLRAGIDKTRNVR